From Lysobacter lycopersici:
CTGCGGGTGGATGCGTTCATGGCGTTCCTCCTCGATGCGTATATCGCTTCAGTGCGCCTTGATCCAGGCCGCGGTGTCGTCGATCAGCCGCTGGTCGACGTGGCCCGGCGTGCCGTATTCGGCGAGGCTGCCTTCGCCCTCGCCGGCGATGCCGAGGTGGTTGAGCTCGTCATACAGCTTGAACGTCACCTTCGGGTCGTCGTGGAACGCGGCTTTCCAGTTTTGCCAGTCGGCATCCACCACCTGGATGTCGCGCGCGCCCTGCAGTACCAGCATCGGCAGCGCGTCGGTTTCGGCTTCCTTCACCGGATCGAGCGCATCGACGCTGCGCCAGTAGCCGACCGGCTGGCCGAGAATGGATTTCGTCGCCGGATCGGTTTTCGGATCGCGGACGAGACGCACCTGTTCGACCAGGGCATTGATCGCATCACGTTCGGCATCGCTGGTCTTGCCGTCGTCCAGCACCGCGAGCCGTCGGTTCTGTTCGATCACGATGTCGAGCAACGAACGCGAGGGCGCGGCCATCAGCACCAGTCCGGCCACATGGCCGGATTTCGCGGCGATGCGCGGCGCCATCATCCCGCCCTGGCTGTGGCCGAGCACGAACACGCGCGCCGGATCGATGCCGGGCGCCTTGCACAACGCGGCCACCGCGAGCACGGCGTCATTGGTGGTTTCGTCGTCGACGCCGAAATCTCCGCTGGCGAAATCCTGCGGTCGTGCGTGCGTGCGTTTCTCGTAGCGCAGCACGGCGATACCCTGCGCGGCGAGGCCGCGCGCGATGTCGAGGAAGGGCTTGTTCGCGCCGATGGTTTCGTCGCGATCCTGCGGGCCGGAGCCGTGCACGAGCACGACAGCGGGGAACGGTCCATCGCCATTGGGCATCGCCAGCGTACCGGGCAGGGCGCGTTCGCCTTCGCCGACGCTGAAGTCGGTTTCGTGGAAGTCCGCATCCGCGGCCACCGCCGGTGCGGGCGGTGGTGGCGCTGGCTGGATCAGGAAACCGACGATCTTGCCGTCATCCCC
This genomic window contains:
- a CDS encoding alpha/beta hydrolase, with translation MANERMKSVLLALAMLVPLAAAAQEGEAKRPDAAATARQLLAHMDSGEYAQAEAMFGADMAAAVPVDKLQAVWESLPAQAGEAKGRGEPVVESANGAQLATIPLHYAKGELVAKVAVGDDGKIVGFLIQPAPPPPAPAVAADADFHETDFSVGEGERALPGTLAMPNGDGPFPAVVLVHGSGPQDRDETIGANKPFLDIARGLAAQGIAVLRYEKRTHARPQDFASGDFGVDDETTNDAVLAVAALCKAPGIDPARVFVLGHSQGGMMAPRIAAKSGHVAGLVLMAAPSRSLLDIVIEQNRRLAVLDDGKTSDAERDAINALVEQVRLVRDPKTDPATKSILGQPVGYWRSVDALDPVKEAETDALPMLVLQGARDIQVVDADWQNWKAAFHDDPKVTFKLYDELNHLGIAGEGEGSLAEYGTPGHVDQRLIDDTAAWIKAH